The Ranitomeya variabilis isolate aRanVar5 chromosome 7, aRanVar5.hap1, whole genome shotgun sequence genome includes a window with the following:
- the LOC143785258 gene encoding sulfotransferase 1B1-like — protein sequence MVDRPPIKVVSGMPTLASFAENWENVQCFQARDGDLLIATYPKSGTTWISEILDQMLHNGDVTKTQRGAIYERVPFLEYAVPNMPTGTEILKAMESPRIIKTHLPVHLLPRSFWEKKCKIIYMARNAKDVLVSYYHFHRMALVHPDPGTFEEYLHTFIEGKVACGPWSDHVKGWWKNRHQKDILYLFYEDMLDDQDREIRKVMKFIGKDLPEDVLEKINQRTTFKAMKDNHMTNYSSIPSFVMDHNISPFMRKGICGDWKNHLTVAQNELFDEYYKREMADTDLTFHFED from the exons ATGGTTGATCGTCCTCCAATAAAAGTGGTGAGTGGGATGCCCACTCTGGCATCGTTTGCAGAAAACTGGGAGAATGTTCAGTGCTTCCAGGCCAGAGACGGGGACCTGCTGATAGCTACCTACCCTAAATCag GTACCACGTGGATCAGTGAGATTTTGGACCAAATGCTACATAATGGAGATGTAACGAAAACCCAACGTGGAGCTATCTATGAGCGGGTGCCTTTTCTGGAGTATGCCGTGCCCAACATGCCCACAG GAACGGAGATCTTGAAGGCAATGGAGTCTCCGCGCATCATCAAAACTCATTTACCCGTGCACCTCCTGCCAAGAAGCTTCTGGGAAAAGAAATGCAAG ATCATTTACATGGCTCGGAATGCTAAGGACGTATTGGTGTCGTATTATCATTTTCATCGTATGGCCCTTGTGCACCCAGATCCGGGGACTTTTGAAGAATACCTGCACACGTTCATAGAAGGGAAAG TTGCCTGTGGGCCATGGAGTGACCACGTGAAGGGCTGGTGGAAGAACAGACATCAGAAAGACATCCTCTACCTCTTCTATGAGGACATGTTAGAT GACCAAGACCGTGAGATACGGAAGGTGATGAAGTTCATAGGGAAGGATCTTCCTGAAGATGTCCTGGAAAAGATCAATCAGCGCACCACCTTCAAGgccatgaaagacaaccacatgacCAACTACAGCTCCATCCCTTCCTTCGTCATGGACCACAACATATCTCCCTTCATGAGGAAAG GGATTTGCGGAGACTGGAAGAACCATCTCACGGTGGCTCAAAATGAATTATTTGATGAGTATTATAAAAGGGAGATGGCCGATACCGACCTGACCTTCCACTTCGAGGACTGA